A window of bacterium contains these coding sequences:
- a CDS encoding helix-turn-helix transcriptional regulator → MSAEIEKRAETLKPKKESKLVKNHVQKIREEQLMSKAELARKAGLSALTIDRVEGGMSCRMDTMRKIILALGFKLSEKDKVFPEE, encoded by the coding sequence ATGAGTGCAGAAATCGAAAAACGAGCCGAGACGCTGAAGCCGAAGAAAGAATCGAAGCTCGTGAAGAACCATGTTCAGAAGATTCGGGAAGAGCAGCTGATGAGCAAGGCTGAGTTGGCCCGCAAGGCCGGACTTTCGGCGCTGACCATCGATCGCGTCGAGGGCGGGATGAGCTGCCGGATGGACACAATGCGAAAGATCATTCTCGCTTTGGGTTTCAAACTCTCGGAAAAGGATAAAGTTTTTCCGGAAGAATGA